A stretch of DNA from Rhizoctonia solani chromosome 9, complete sequence:
GGAATTTAGCTATGGTGAAAGAAGAAAATATATATGACACCTATCCTCCCAGTCAGGAAGCTCCATCGTGGTCAGCAAACCCATCCTATAATTGGAAAAACATGTCGTATTTGTGAGAATGATAAAAGTGTATTGATATGTGCACTATTGTTACAGCATGCGGTTGGATAATAGAGTATTTCTACATGAATAAGTAAGTACTTAGAAATACCAGGGTCGGAAATAGGATCTAATTTTTAAGGAATGCAGTGAGCGAATACCAGCAACCTCAAGCTAGCTTATTCTGACCTGTCTTGATATAATTTCATCTTTACGCGCGGAAGAAGTAGCAGAAATCGCAGTTCCGGCTTCAAACTTTCGTTCGGTACCCTTCGGAAAAGCCGGAGCGAAACCGACTCGACTATTGGTCGTATCATAAACCGAGTACTGGGCATCCTGGGATTAAATTCTCGTATTCATCTAGGTAAACTTACTTACGAAGTGTTCCAAGAATTTCTGGCCAATAATAAAATTTACCGTACCACTTGCACCTCCATCTCCGAACCAAGCATAGAAAAAAGTCTGGTTCAGGCCGAAAAGTGGATACTGCTCTTGGGAGACAAGATATTGGTCCGGCGAGAGGGTCAGTGAGGTACCGGAGATAATAAAGGTGATATTGGAAGAAGGCTTTGTTTGAAAAGCGGGGAGGTTCGTGTCTGGATCTATCCGGCCATCAGATACAGCTAGGAACGCATTCATAGTCGCGGTCGGAATATAGGTCAATGTCGTACCCTTTATTTGAGGCGTAAGCGGTGAGTTAGATAGTGGGGACTCGGTACCTACGGTATCTATAATAGCTGGAGCCGCGTTAGTCAGGATTGTTTTATTGTTGTCCCCATCGTATGTTATAGTATCGATGTCAATACCCCAGTACAAGGAATAAGGATAATTTGAAGTGACATTCGTAAAAGTGATGTTGCCGGTATATCGCGATGGGTCGGGCCCACCCAAAGAAAGTTCCCCGTTCAATTCCGTCACGTTCTATAGAGGTTAGTCCGAAGGCTGTATTAGACAAGAGGTTCGTGGTCTTACCGATCCTACCAAAGGTTGGAAGTAGACACCAAGTACGTTTTGTTCAATGGACCCCTGGCTCTTCAGGGTTTGCATGACTGTAGGAATAAGCGCGTTCGTCCCAGCAAGGGTGCCGGCCGTCAATGTTGCTGGACCCAGCCCAAGAATCCCTGGGACAAACAGTTAGCGAGCGAATGGAAATCGATAGTACGCCTTACCGTCATAGCCCTCAAAGCCTTGAGCTTGAGTTGCAACAGAGATTGACTGATCACTAGCAGTAAGATTACCCAGAACGATCTTAATGGATCAAATTATTCTCAGTCCACAAAAAGGAGAGAACACGGTATACTCACGGTATCGTTGTACTGGACCCCAGAGAACGTGCCGCTCCCATATGTTACAGAAACTGCTCTTCCATCTCGTATCGACGTAGAGCTTGGATGATAGGGTTTGCCTGCCTTATGGGGATAGAAAGGTCGTTTTAGGTCGTTTTCAGAGACGTGAGGTAAATGGTCTAACTTACCCCAATCCAAGTATTTCCCGACCCGGTATCAACGATGAGGTTGTATGATTGGTTCCC
This window harbors:
- a CDS encoding aspartyl protease, coding for MTTFIRMTPSLLLIVGLALTDVAFATRSLTMNRGMGGITSMRNITGKDRARLNTFQNTTALFGVVPAVNQDVAYTVQVLIGNQSYNLIVDTGSGNTWIGAGKPYHPSSTSIRDGRAVSVTYGSGTFSGVQYNDTIVLGNLTASDQSISVATQAQGFEGYDGILGLGPATLTAGTLAGTNALIPTVMQTLKSQGSIEQNVLGVYFQPLVGSNVTELNGELSLGGPDPSRYTGNITFTNVTSNYPYSLYWGIDIDTITYDGDNNKTILTNAAPAIIDTGTTLTYIPTATMNAFLAVSDGRIDPDTNLPAFQTKPSSNITFIISGTSLTLSPDQYLVSQEQYPLFGLNQTFFYAWFGDGGASGTVNFIIGQKFLEHFYSVYDTTNSRVGFAPAFPKGTERKFEAGTAISATSSARKDEIISRQVRIS